One part of the Janthinobacterium sp. 17J80-10 genome encodes these proteins:
- a CDS encoding PAS domain S-box protein: MTGATPSLPNSASFRQRLLAGMTVLGLLVAGALAWKIYASDAERQRIAKAQTQSLVKAVEEHVLHTIQLADISLNGFANAIKAMPSSQRGSATVVGALLAANGASFSAKFQVLFIDADGIALAASDPVLVHSTSHAHRDYFQFHRRRDAGNGLYVGKPVIAREDGRRVFFLSRRVESAEGKFVGVIVARMDASRLAAVFDSMRSSQYASVVLAHRGGAIIARAPHFEQTFAAGVAQTDLFERTAGAPAGSGISSGTLDGQTRFYSYRALEDMPLLVSVSIASREWEEALRRDVRIGLAGLVLMAALMFGGGTLAVRSYARLERSENSYRRLYSSLRDGVVLIDCADCIAECNDAFLEIVGYDAQDIIGSDFLPWSPDQWRTGGARKEQDLNTLDQYEKECRRKTGETIYLNIKLWPINYSVGGNALMMLALVRDVTDQKRTQNALRQAHDDLEVKVLQRTAALVRTNEKLKTEISERKLVEEELRKSKDVLQQLSAHQERIKEIERKRIAREIHDDLGQSLLALRIDVSMMHARTAETHPKLHRKANTVLENIDGAIRSVKSIINNLRPATLELGLDAAIEWQVKEFERISGIRCHLTLDTTGICFDRDDERALALFRILQESLTNIARHAQASAVTVMLRVTGSRLCLRVTDNGIGIQPAAGAKPNAFGLVGMRERIHSLGGALDIESGAGHGTVITVYLEIRKDLVARTS, from the coding sequence ATGACTGGCGCCACCCCCTCCCTACCCAACAGTGCCAGTTTCCGGCAGAGATTACTTGCTGGCATGACTGTGCTGGGCTTGCTGGTGGCGGGAGCGTTGGCCTGGAAAATTTACGCTTCGGATGCGGAGCGGCAGCGGATCGCCAAGGCGCAGACGCAAAGTCTGGTCAAGGCCGTCGAAGAGCATGTCCTGCATACGATCCAGCTGGCGGATATTTCCCTGAATGGTTTTGCCAATGCCATCAAGGCAATGCCGTCCAGCCAGCGTGGATCCGCAACGGTCGTCGGCGCGCTGCTGGCAGCCAATGGGGCAAGTTTTTCTGCCAAATTCCAGGTCCTTTTTATCGATGCCGACGGCATCGCCTTGGCTGCCTCCGATCCGGTGCTTGTGCACAGCACCTCACACGCCCATCGCGATTATTTTCAGTTTCACCGCAGGCGCGACGCCGGCAATGGCCTGTATGTCGGCAAGCCGGTGATTGCCAGGGAGGATGGTCGACGCGTATTTTTTCTGAGCCGCCGCGTAGAATCGGCTGAAGGAAAGTTCGTTGGCGTGATTGTGGCGCGCATGGATGCCAGCCGTCTTGCCGCCGTGTTCGACAGCATGCGTTCCAGCCAGTATGCCTCGGTGGTGCTGGCGCACAGGGGCGGCGCCATCATTGCCCGCGCACCGCACTTCGAGCAAACCTTTGCCGCCGGCGTCGCCCAGACCGATCTGTTCGAGCGCACGGCGGGGGCGCCTGCCGGCAGCGGTATATCCTCGGGAACGCTGGATGGCCAGACGCGGTTTTACAGCTATCGCGCGCTCGAAGACATGCCGCTACTGGTGTCGGTCAGTATTGCCAGCCGCGAGTGGGAAGAAGCCTTGCGGCGCGATGTACGGATCGGCCTGGCTGGACTGGTACTGATGGCGGCGCTGATGTTTGGTGGCGGAACCCTCGCGGTGCGTTCGTATGCCCGCCTGGAGCGCAGTGAAAACAGTTATCGCAGACTATATTCATCACTGCGCGATGGGGTCGTGCTCATCGATTGCGCCGATTGCATCGCCGAATGCAATGATGCGTTCCTGGAAATTGTCGGCTATGACGCACAAGACATTATCGGCAGCGACTTTTTGCCGTGGTCGCCCGACCAGTGGCGCACGGGCGGAGCGCGCAAAGAGCAGGATTTGAACACGCTGGATCAGTATGAAAAGGAATGCCGGCGCAAAACTGGCGAAACGATTTACCTGAACATCAAGCTATGGCCGATCAATTACAGTGTCGGTGGCAACGCCCTCATGATGCTGGCGCTGGTGCGCGACGTTACCGACCAAAAGCGTACGCAGAACGCCTTGCGCCAGGCGCATGACGATCTGGAGGTCAAGGTGCTGCAGCGTACTGCGGCGCTGGTACGCACCAATGAAAAGCTCAAGACGGAAATCTCCGAGCGCAAGCTGGTCGAGGAAGAGCTGCGCAAATCCAAGGACGTGTTGCAGCAGTTGAGTGCGCACCAGGAGCGCATCAAGGAGATCGAGCGCAAGCGCATTGCACGGGAAATTCACGACGATCTGGGGCAAAGCCTGCTCGCCTTGCGCATCGACGTCTCGATGATGCACGCGCGTACGGCAGAAACGCATCCGAAGCTGCATCGCAAAGCCAACACGGTGCTGGAAAACATCGACGGCGCCATCCGCTCGGTCAAGTCCATCATCAACAACCTGCGTCCGGCCACGCTGGAGCTAGGCCTCGACGCTGCCATCGAGTGGCAGGTCAAGGAGTTCGAGCGCATCAGCGGGATTCGCTGCCATCTCACCCTCGATACCACGGGTATTTGCTTTGATCGCGATGACGAACGCGCGCTGGCACTATTTCGTATTTTGCAGGAGTCGCTGACCAATATTGCCCGGCACGCCCAGGCAAGCGCGGTCACCGTTATGTTACGCGTTACCGGCAGCCGCCTGTGCCTGCGCGTGACCGACAACGGGATCGGAATACAGCCGGCTGCCGGCGCCAAGCCGAATGCATTCGGCTTGGTGGGCATGCGCGAGCGCATCCATTCGCTCGGCGGTGCGCTGGATATTGAAAGCGGTGCCGGTCACGGCACGGTCATCACGGTATACCTGGAAATCAGAAAAGACCTCGTTGCTCGAACGAGTTGA
- a CDS encoding mechanosensitive ion channel family protein, producing MTEFEFLGRYEMGRIIATLVTLFITIFVMKLIQKHARLYAGDSVELARRRGNFVLLKNLVLLAAVIVVGTIWASKIAGAALSLAAVAGAMLIISKEFLANLLGSAFLTVSRLYRVGDFIELDGISGRVIDTDLLTTTLSEAQEGSQVTSRTVTLPHSLLLVKPLRNLTATGAYVVHLLKVVADPAEDLIALEQALLKAAHEVCAAWMAEADAHLQRIESREMVDLPSAEPKVILQLNDVKQATLSLRYTCRPNERVKVEQAILRHYLAQRQPMQCQVSA from the coding sequence ATGACTGAATTTGAATTCCTCGGCCGCTACGAAATGGGGCGCATCATCGCCACTCTCGTCACCCTGTTCATCACGATCTTTGTGATGAAACTGATCCAGAAGCATGCCCGCCTGTATGCCGGCGACAGCGTGGAGCTGGCGCGCCGGCGCGGCAACTTCGTGTTGCTGAAAAACCTGGTATTGCTCGCGGCGGTGATCGTGGTCGGCACGATCTGGGCATCCAAGATTGCCGGCGCGGCGCTGTCGCTGGCGGCTGTGGCCGGCGCGATGCTCATCATCAGCAAGGAATTCCTGGCCAACCTGCTCGGCTCGGCCTTCCTGACAGTGTCGCGCCTGTACCGGGTAGGCGACTTCATTGAGCTCGACGGCATTTCAGGACGCGTGATCGACACGGACCTGCTCACCACCACGCTGTCGGAAGCGCAGGAAGGCAGCCAGGTCACCAGCCGTACCGTGACGCTGCCGCACTCGCTCCTCCTGGTCAAGCCCTTGCGCAACCTGACGGCCACGGGCGCCTATGTCGTGCACCTGCTGAAAGTCGTGGCCGATCCGGCGGAAGACCTGATCGCCCTCGAACAGGCGCTGCTGAAAGCCGCACATGAAGTCTGTGCGGCCTGGATGGCAGAAGCCGATGCCCACCTCCAGCGCATCGAATCGCGCGAAATGGTGGACTTGCCCTCGGCTGAGCCAAAAGTGATCCTGCAACTGAACGACGTCAAGCAAGCGACGCTGTCGTTGCGCTATACCTGCAGGCCGAATGAGCGTGTGAAAGTCGAGCAGGCGATATTGCGACATTACCTGGCGCAGCGCCAGCCGATGCAATGCCAAGTCAGCGCGTAG
- a CDS encoding LysR family transcriptional regulator, translating to MLRLDPISLQLFIAVLEEGTIAAAAEREHIAAAAVSKRISELESQLRTQLLNRTNKGIEPTAAGIALLGLARRALHELDDIAVQMQEYASGMRGHVRIFANISAITQFLPGEIKSFLAEYPQIQVNLEEKISTAVTKAVAENAADIGIFIMQPHGHQLEVFPYHEDKLVLITPADHPLAARKTISFADTLEYDYVGLHTGSTINLQLQNAASELGRLVRFSIQVTSYDALCLMVGSGLGIGILPEGVAKTYTRTLRLRAIPLTEPWARRELKICVRSFDALPVAAKLLVNHLKRQSMAPSAPEKTHD from the coding sequence ATGCTGCGACTTGATCCAATTTCATTGCAATTGTTTATCGCCGTGCTGGAAGAAGGCACCATCGCGGCGGCCGCCGAACGCGAGCACATCGCCGCGGCTGCCGTCAGCAAGCGGATCAGCGAACTCGAATCCCAACTGCGCACGCAACTTTTGAACCGCACCAACAAGGGCATCGAGCCGACCGCGGCCGGCATTGCCCTGCTGGGACTGGCGCGGCGCGCCCTGCACGAACTCGATGACATCGCGGTGCAGATGCAGGAATACGCCAGCGGCATGCGCGGGCATGTGCGGATCTTCGCCAATATTTCCGCGATCACCCAGTTTCTGCCGGGCGAGATCAAATCCTTCCTGGCCGAATATCCGCAAATCCAGGTCAACCTGGAAGAGAAAATCAGCACGGCCGTCACCAAGGCAGTCGCCGAAAACGCCGCCGATATCGGCATCTTCATCATGCAGCCGCATGGCCATCAGCTGGAAGTCTTTCCCTACCATGAAGACAAGCTGGTGCTGATCACCCCGGCCGACCATCCGCTGGCGGCGCGCAAGACTATTTCGTTTGCCGATACGCTCGAGTACGATTATGTGGGCTTACATACCGGCAGCACCATCAACCTGCAGTTGCAAAATGCCGCCAGCGAGCTTGGGCGCCTGGTGCGCTTCAGCATCCAGGTGACCAGCTATGACGCCCTGTGCCTGATGGTGGGGTCGGGCCTGGGCATCGGCATCCTGCCGGAAGGCGTTGCCAAAACATATACCAGGACCTTGCGCCTGCGCGCCATTCCCCTGACCGAGCCCTGGGCCAGGCGTGAACTGAAAATCTGCGTGCGCTCCTTCGACGCATTGCCGGTTGCGGCAAAACTCCTGGTCAACCACTTGAAACGGCAATCCATGGCGCCATCCGCCCCTGAAAAAACACATGACTGA
- a CDS encoding LysR substrate-binding domain-containing protein yields MELRHLRYFVAVAEELHFTRAAERLHIGQPPLSQQIQALEQEVGARLLDRSRRWVRLTEAGKLFLQDARRILALAEAATDTARRAERGEIGELRIGFTPSTLFMPLFPSVINAYRKQFPNVTLTLKEMVTMRQIDAMDQRQLDIGFIRPPAAEIPRGISLTTLQHDPLTLVAPVNHRLARKATITISDLAEEAFVMFLQDVGTGTYPQILRLCREAGFSPKIAMEAREPSIIIGLVAAGCGISILPESFKCIRIKGVCYRPISGASAVMQLMLASRNDAATPLVTAFQKLAMAFGH; encoded by the coding sequence ATGGAACTGCGCCATTTACGCTATTTCGTCGCGGTCGCGGAAGAGTTGCACTTCACCCGCGCCGCCGAGCGGCTGCACATCGGCCAGCCGCCCCTGAGCCAGCAAATCCAGGCGCTGGAGCAGGAAGTCGGCGCCCGGCTGCTGGACCGGTCGCGCCGGTGGGTGCGCCTGACCGAAGCCGGCAAACTGTTTTTGCAAGACGCGCGCCGCATCCTGGCGCTGGCCGAAGCCGCCACCGACACGGCGCGGCGGGCCGAACGCGGCGAGATTGGCGAATTGCGCATCGGCTTTACACCGTCGACGCTGTTCATGCCGCTTTTTCCCAGCGTGATCAACGCGTACCGCAAGCAATTTCCGAATGTCACGCTCACCCTGAAGGAAATGGTGACGATGCGGCAGATCGACGCCATGGACCAGCGTCAGCTCGATATCGGCTTCATCCGCCCGCCGGCCGCCGAAATTCCGCGAGGGATCAGCCTGACCACCCTGCAGCACGATCCGCTGACCCTGGTTGCGCCAGTCAATCACCGCCTCGCCCGAAAGGCGACGATCACGATCAGCGACCTGGCGGAAGAAGCATTTGTGATGTTCCTGCAAGATGTCGGCACCGGCACGTATCCGCAAATCCTGCGCCTGTGTCGCGAAGCCGGCTTTTCGCCAAAGATCGCCATGGAAGCGCGCGAGCCGTCGATCATCATCGGCCTGGTCGCCGCAGGCTGCGGCATCTCGATCCTGCCCGAGTCGTTCAAGTGCATCCGCATCAAGGGCGTTTGTTACCGGCCGATCTCGGGTGCCTCGGCCGTCATGCAATTGATGCTGGCCAGCCGCAACGATGCAGCGACGCCCCTGGTCACGGCCTTTCAGAAACTGGCAATGGCCTTTGGACACTAG
- a CDS encoding MFS transporter produces MEVPSIAMPSARIRAGTREFRKSNRAMFLGGFSTFALLYCVQPLLPLFAREFALSPMQSSWALSASTGALAICLLAASAASDRIGRRGLMCLALIVSAVLNIACALVHDFAQLLVLRALLGLTLAGVPAVALAYLGEEIDPPSLGYAIGLYIAGTALGGMTGRVATAFLSDYLSWRAAMAIIGCATLLAAAEFWRSLPPSRHFKPGVLNPQALLSGARQHFQDGGLPWFFCLAFLLMGCFVSLYNYLGFRLADAHFGLSHSEVSLIFALYLMGMFSSVWMGRLADRFGRRSVLWTVIAVMLAGLLLTLSDSLALIVAGIALFTFGFFGGHSIASSWVGRRARAPAALASALYLSFYYLGSSLVGSFSGFMWQSRGWDGVVAVLSACLALSLLVALRLRKLAPLAA; encoded by the coding sequence ATGGAAGTCCCCTCCATCGCCATGCCATCGGCACGCATTCGCGCCGGCACGCGGGAATTTCGGAAATCCAACCGTGCCATGTTCCTTGGGGGCTTTTCAACGTTTGCCTTGCTGTATTGTGTGCAACCCCTGCTGCCGTTGTTTGCGCGGGAGTTTGCGCTGTCGCCGATGCAAAGCAGTTGGGCCTTGTCGGCGTCCACCGGCGCGCTGGCAATCTGTCTGCTGGCTGCCAGCGCGGCATCGGACCGCATCGGCCGCAGGGGCCTGATGTGCCTGGCGTTGATCGTGTCTGCCGTGCTCAATATCGCCTGCGCCCTGGTGCACGACTTTGCGCAACTGCTGGTGCTGCGGGCACTGTTGGGGCTGACGCTGGCCGGTGTGCCGGCCGTGGCGCTGGCCTATCTTGGCGAAGAAATCGACCCGCCTTCGCTCGGCTATGCCATCGGCTTGTATATCGCCGGTACGGCCCTGGGCGGCATGACCGGCAGGGTCGCCACAGCCTTTCTGAGCGACTATCTGTCATGGCGCGCCGCGATGGCCATCATCGGCTGTGCGACATTGCTGGCGGCGGCCGAATTCTGGCGCAGCCTGCCGCCGTCGAGGCATTTCAAGCCGGGCGTACTGAACCCGCAAGCGCTCCTGAGTGGCGCGCGCCAGCATTTTCAGGATGGCGGGCTGCCATGGTTTTTTTGCCTGGCGTTCCTGTTGATGGGCTGCTTCGTCAGCCTCTACAACTATCTCGGCTTTCGCCTGGCGGATGCGCATTTCGGCTTGAGCCACAGCGAGGTCAGTCTGATTTTCGCGCTCTATCTGATGGGCATGTTCAGCTCGGTCTGGATGGGCAGGCTCGCTGACCGCTTTGGCCGGCGCAGTGTATTGTGGACCGTGATTGCCGTCATGCTGGCAGGCTTGCTGCTGACCCTGTCCGATTCGCTGGCGCTGATCGTTGCCGGCATCGCGTTGTTTACCTTCGGTTTCTTTGGCGGCCATTCCATCGCCAGCAGCTGGGTAGGGCGGCGCGCCAGGGCGCCGGCAGCGCTGGCGTCGGCCCTGTACCTGTCCTTCTATTATCTTGGGTCGAGCCTGGTGGGGTCGTTTTCCGGCTTCATGTGGCAAAGCCGGGGCTGGGATGGCGTGGTCGCAGTGCTGTCAGCGTGCCTGGCCCTGTCATTGCTGGTGGCCTTGCGCCTGCGCAAGCTGGCGCCGCTCGCTGCCTGA